The Streptomyces sp. RKAG293 genome includes a region encoding these proteins:
- the hisI gene encoding phosphoribosyl-AMP cyclohydrolase, which yields MPDTAAPSPASPSSPLDPAVAARLKRTADGLVPAIAQQYDTGEVLMLGWMDDEALHRTLTTGRCTYWSRSRGEYWVKGDTSGHVQHVKSVALDCDGDTLLVKVDQTGAACHTGDRTCFDADPLPLGP from the coding sequence ATGCCCGACACCGCCGCACCGTCCCCCGCGTCCCCGTCCTCCCCGCTCGACCCGGCCGTGGCCGCCCGCCTCAAGCGCACCGCCGACGGGCTCGTCCCCGCCATCGCGCAGCAGTACGACACCGGCGAGGTGCTCATGCTCGGCTGGATGGACGACGAGGCGCTGCACCGCACGCTCACCACCGGCCGCTGCACGTACTGGAGCCGCAGCCGCGGCGAGTACTGGGTCAAGGGCGACACCTCGGGGCACGTCCAGCACGTCAAGTCCGTCGCCCTCGACTGCGACGGCGACACCCTGCTCGTCAAGGTCGACCAGACCGGTGCCGCCTGCCACACCGGCGACCGCACCTGCTTCGACGCCGACCCGCTGCCGCTGGGCCCCTGA
- a CDS encoding enhanced serine sensitivity protein SseB C-terminal domain-containing protein — MSQHPDPTPQPIEVSPLIYRLADSIVLIGVRTGDRGPEPLYTDVSGTLCAVAYTDPEEIRRDLPEGYRLFQITVPELLAQLPPAAGLIIDPRAASPIHVAAEERDVVIAAGLPFPAGAYIKVKASADPQPRLLAAALPRIEAMAAVRRLYLTRYRVADAREKILVVYEVDGVPGADTAAADAVLAAAADIALADPVQIVALGDVPEDLRAVVLADVEPAYVRPDLRG, encoded by the coding sequence ATGAGCCAGCACCCGGACCCGACCCCGCAGCCGATCGAGGTCTCCCCGCTGATCTACCGGCTCGCCGACAGCATCGTGCTGATCGGCGTCCGGACGGGCGACCGCGGCCCGGAACCGCTCTACACGGATGTCTCCGGAACGCTGTGCGCCGTCGCGTACACCGACCCGGAGGAGATCCGGCGCGATCTGCCCGAGGGCTACCGGCTGTTCCAGATCACCGTTCCGGAACTGCTCGCCCAACTGCCGCCCGCGGCCGGTCTGATCATCGATCCGCGCGCCGCCTCGCCGATCCATGTGGCCGCCGAGGAGCGCGATGTGGTGATCGCGGCGGGCCTGCCCTTCCCGGCCGGCGCGTACATCAAGGTCAAGGCGTCCGCGGACCCGCAGCCCCGGCTGCTGGCCGCCGCACTGCCGCGGATCGAGGCGATGGCCGCGGTGCGGCGGCTGTACCTCACGCGCTACCGGGTCGCGGACGCCCGGGAGAAGATCCTGGTGGTGTACGAGGTCGACGGGGTGCCGGGAGCCGACACCGCGGCCGCCGACGCGGTGCTGGCCGCCGCGGCCGACATCGCCCTGGCCGACCCGGTGCAGATCGTGGCCCTCGGCGACGTTCCCGAGGATCTGCGGGCCGTCGTTCTCGCCGACGTGGAGCCCGCGTACGTCCGGCCGGATCTGCGGGGCTGA
- a CDS encoding putative T7SS-secreted protein yields MSRPADWFILDLHEDPTPGDVFRVRQLATTTRRIADDAEAASRNVRALAGDQATMTWVGAAGDVFKEAIGKFPGQLDKVAHSHHLAADALDGYATSLDSAQSQADRALSQGRQVHDQVKSLHAQLVTANGSLTTLDKAVAPPDPDQVKEQARKHTAAQGQVTSLQSQLSGPQAQLDAAKRLAGQAAELRNTAADTASRSLHEAADAGIPPDSFWHKLGDLAAKAWNGLIVVAKIVVAVGGIIALIIGGPIAWIVFAAALLVLADTIAKYTQGKATLWDVALAALSCIPMTKGLTSLGALKGAFAAEGLLGVGSHLLGAGWGAIKGIGTGAMALWKGRSAIPGLLRALPFTALGKLTSMATELRYGASGALTGFGAGFGDGAGLFGSFRSSLSEGLQGWRGGTQAASELPSQGARAWQGSGGYPGIDLWHDTVIPAGTNAEALHPRITGFAMPEGTMASLGGDSAEISKGVQVGPSDLNQYIQHEYRTEGVTLHFNSDVPAAGAYANANPQFGGGGLPQYFVPDVMSHIDSGAISVIDHSGNVLPVSPNGIATVGPGQNIPLHNFDLPSGSPILTNNRTAATAAGGTTIVGGITRSSVYGSQLTAPSR; encoded by the coding sequence GTGAGCCGCCCGGCCGACTGGTTCATCCTCGACCTGCACGAGGATCCGACCCCGGGGGACGTCTTCCGGGTCCGCCAACTCGCCACCACCACCCGCCGGATCGCCGACGATGCTGAGGCGGCGTCCCGGAACGTACGGGCCCTCGCCGGTGACCAGGCGACGATGACGTGGGTCGGGGCCGCCGGCGACGTCTTCAAGGAGGCGATCGGCAAGTTCCCCGGGCAGCTCGACAAGGTCGCGCACTCCCACCACCTGGCCGCCGACGCACTCGACGGCTACGCGACGTCCCTCGACTCGGCGCAGAGCCAGGCGGACCGGGCGCTCTCCCAGGGCCGTCAGGTCCACGACCAGGTGAAGAGCCTGCACGCGCAGCTCGTCACCGCCAACGGCTCGCTCACGACGCTGGACAAGGCGGTCGCCCCGCCCGACCCCGACCAGGTCAAGGAGCAGGCCCGCAAGCACACCGCCGCCCAGGGCCAGGTCACCTCCCTGCAGTCGCAGCTCAGCGGCCCCCAGGCACAGCTGGACGCCGCGAAGCGGCTCGCCGGGCAGGCGGCGGAACTGCGCAACACCGCCGCCGACACCGCGAGCAGATCGCTGCACGAGGCCGCCGACGCGGGCATCCCGCCGGACTCGTTCTGGCACAAGCTCGGGGACCTCGCCGCCAAGGCGTGGAACGGCCTCATCGTCGTCGCGAAGATCGTGGTCGCGGTCGGCGGCATCATCGCACTCATCATCGGCGGCCCGATCGCCTGGATCGTCTTCGCGGCCGCGCTGCTGGTGCTCGCGGACACCATCGCCAAGTACACCCAGGGGAAAGCGACCCTGTGGGACGTGGCCCTCGCGGCGCTGAGCTGTATTCCCATGACGAAGGGCCTCACCTCGCTGGGCGCCCTGAAGGGCGCCTTCGCCGCCGAGGGGCTGCTCGGCGTGGGCAGCCATCTGCTGGGCGCCGGATGGGGTGCGATCAAGGGCATCGGCACCGGCGCGATGGCCCTGTGGAAGGGCCGCTCGGCCATCCCGGGACTGCTGCGCGCCCTGCCGTTCACCGCCCTGGGCAAGCTGACGTCGATGGCCACCGAGCTGCGGTACGGGGCCTCCGGCGCGCTGACCGGCTTCGGGGCCGGCTTCGGTGACGGGGCGGGGCTCTTCGGCTCGTTCCGGTCCAGCCTGTCCGAGGGCCTCCAGGGCTGGCGCGGCGGCACCCAGGCGGCGTCGGAACTGCCGTCCCAGGGAGCGCGCGCCTGGCAGGGCTCGGGCGGCTACCCGGGGATCGACCTCTGGCACGACACCGTCATCCCGGCGGGCACCAACGCCGAGGCGCTGCACCCGCGGATCACCGGATTCGCGATGCCGGAGGGGACGATGGCGTCGCTGGGCGGTGACTCCGCCGAGATCAGCAAGGGAGTCCAGGTGGGACCGTCCGACCTCAACCAGTACATCCAGCACGAGTACCGGACCGAGGGCGTCACCCTGCACTTCAACTCCGACGTGCCGGCGGCCGGCGCCTACGCGAACGCCAACCCGCAGTTCGGCGGGGGCGGCCTGCCGCAGTACTTCGTCCCCGACGTGATGTCGCACATCGACTCCGGCGCCATCTCCGTCATCGACCACAGCGGAAACGTCCTGCCGGTCTCGCCGAACGGCATCGCCACCGTCGGCCCCGGGCAGAACATTCCGCTGCACAACTTCGACCTGCCGTCCGGGTCGCCGATCCTGACCAACAACCGGACGGCGGCCACCGCCGCGGGCGGCACCACCATCGTCGGCGGTATCACCAGGAGTTCGGTTTACGGCTCCCAGCTCACGGCGCCGAGCCGATGA